In one Chitinophaga sancti genomic region, the following are encoded:
- a CDS encoding DUF5013 domain-containing protein, with product MKQSIIIIFLLSLWACKKNEDSYGIANIYMPQALNISGGINANYAVPTGTDSSTYNYRVDASSGKLNIMLGVAQGSTYKAAGYTVDIVTDADTIALLKLNNILDNKTLLMPAALYTLPSSITVPAGQTAATFSLAVDIAQLKSSDYEGKKLALAVRLKNAGKYDIASGAAVTIVILDVDALVIGPSKDISAKYLKNTTTPFTVAGMHSGGRWGTLTDWSANTAAKSHDGFGGYAKDEGGTIDMESGWGSPAIHNGKIWQTTSSALPAGTYTLDVSDLDWQGTKDPAYIVMAPGLDTIPDYGDIAGNTTIKYTLFSSPKITFTLTEEKKVTVGFVVNYVQDQQGFKIYSVKLMNYPKHL from the coding sequence ATGAAACAGTCTATCATTATCATATTTCTTTTATCGCTCTGGGCTTGTAAAAAAAATGAAGACAGCTATGGCATTGCAAATATCTACATGCCACAGGCCCTCAATATATCTGGCGGGATCAATGCGAATTATGCGGTGCCGACGGGTACGGATTCTTCGACCTATAATTACAGGGTAGATGCCAGCAGCGGGAAACTCAATATTATGCTGGGGGTGGCGCAGGGCAGCACCTACAAAGCGGCGGGTTATACGGTAGATATTGTGACGGACGCCGATACGATTGCATTATTAAAACTCAATAATATCCTGGACAATAAAACCCTGCTGATGCCGGCGGCCTTGTATACACTGCCGTCTTCTATTACAGTGCCGGCCGGGCAGACAGCTGCTACCTTTTCCCTGGCGGTGGACATTGCGCAGTTGAAATCTTCAGATTATGAAGGGAAGAAACTGGCGCTGGCGGTAAGGTTAAAGAACGCGGGTAAATATGACATTGCTTCCGGTGCTGCGGTTACGATTGTAATCCTGGATGTAGATGCATTGGTGATTGGGCCATCTAAGGATATTTCTGCGAAATACCTGAAAAACACAACGACACCGTTTACGGTAGCAGGAATGCATTCCGGTGGGCGCTGGGGTACGCTGACGGATTGGAGTGCGAATACGGCGGCAAAGAGTCATGACGGTTTTGGCGGTTATGCTAAAGATGAAGGGGGTACTATTGATATGGAAAGTGGCTGGGGCTCACCTGCTATTCATAATGGCAAGATCTGGCAGACGACCAGCAGCGCATTACCGGCGGGTACTTATACATTGGATGTATCTGATCTGGATTGGCAGGGTACGAAGGATCCGGCTTATATTGTGATGGCACCGGGTTTGGATACGATTCCTGATTATGGGGATATAGCCGGTAATACGACGATCAAATATACGCTGTTTAGTAGTCCGAAGATTACGTTTACGCTGACGGAGGAGAAGAAGGTAACGGTGGGTTTTGTGGTGAATTATGTGCAGGACCAGCAGGGATTCAAGATCTATAGTGTGAAACTGATGAATTATCCGAAGCATTTGTAG